Genomic segment of Candidatus Palauibacter polyketidifaciens:
CAGGAGCGCGAAAAGCCCGAGCGCGAGCCGGAGCGGTCGGTCCGCCATGAGCAGGCGCCACTCGTTCCGGATGACGGTGCGCGCGGTCATCCTAGGCCACCTCCGCGCGCCGCACGCGCGCCGCGGCGATCAGGATCGTTCCCGCGAGCCATCCCCCGAGGACGACGAGCGACAGGATCCGGTTGCCCAGCACCCAGCCCAGCGTCGGAGCGTCGTACCGCAGCGGCGGGGTCGACTCCCAGAGTTCGGATCCGGCCTGGTAGGAGAAATCGCCGCTGCGGGAGTTCTCGGTGAGGTCGCCGTTCATCCGCCGCATCAGGTCCCGGCGGTACGTCTCCGCGGCGCTCGCGAAGTGTCGGTGCTGCTCGACATCGGTTCCGGCCAGTCCCATGGAAAGCGCGCGCACCGCAAGCAGAGGAGCCGCCACCGCGACCAGCTCGTGGACGACGCCCTGGCGCTCGAACGTATCCCAGAGTGCGCCGTAGTTGCGGTCGAAGATCCGGTTGCCGAACTCCTCGCTCTCCTGGAGGTAGGCACCCACGTCGTTGATCGGCAGATCCTCCACCCGCTCGACTCCGTACTGCGCCATGAGGCGTTCGGCCAGCGCAGCCCGGTCCGGAGGGATGATGTCCTCCGTGCCGGTGGCCATCTCCCGTTCCACGGTCTGAGCGAACTCGAGGGCGGAGGGCGTGGGGTGCATCCACTTCGACAGGTCCACCGCCACGCGCGGCGCCACGAGCCCGTTCACCACCCACACGCCCAGGAGGATCACCAGCGCGGTGCGCGTCGAGCGGGCCCAGGCGGAGACGGCCAGGGAAAGCGCCACGAAGGCGGCGAAATAGACCAGATATACGACGGCCAGGACCGCGGCCCGGGCCACCGGGGATGCCGCCGGACCCGGACTCCCGACCACGAGGGCCGCCGCCCCCACGGCCGCCGCCGGCACGAGGAGCAGCCCCAGCGCGCCTGCGATGCCCAGCGCCTTTCCCAGTGCGAGATCGCGCCGCCCGACCCCGGTCGCGAGCAGTTGACGAAGCGTGCCCCGTTCACGCTCGCCGGCGAGCGCGCCGAACGTCAGCAGGATGATGAGCAGGGGCACGAGGTGCTGCAGCACCTGCGCCGCCGTGAGCGCCCCGACGCGCTGGGCCGACGTCGCGTCCTGAGCGGGGCGCAGCAGGAAGTCGTTCTGCCGGTGCGCCTCGAGCCACACCGATGTTCCGGTGTAGGGGTCCACGCCCTCGTCCACGAAGGACAGCGCGAGGCGCGGCTTGAACGCATAGATGCCGTAGTGGGCCGCGGAGTGGGGGTTCTTCTCGCCCTGTGACTCCCAGTGATCGCGGGCCGTCGCCTGTGCGGCCGCGTGCTCCCGC
This window contains:
- a CDS encoding ABC transporter permease subunit, with amino-acid sequence MIRHSIRHIVRKEFTDVLRDGRFRWCSVLVGTLLLVSLGHGWVQAREAQREHAAAQATARDHWESQGEKNPHSAAHYGIYAFKPRLALSFVDEGVDPYTGTSVWLEAHRQNDFLLRPAQDATSAQRVGALTAAQVLQHLVPLLIILLTFGALAGERERGTLRQLLATGVGRRDLALGKALGIAGALGLLLVPAAAVGAAALVVGSPGPAASPVARAAVLAVVYLVYFAAFVALSLAVSAWARSTRTALVILLGVWVVNGLVAPRVAVDLSKWMHPTPSALEFAQTVEREMATGTEDIIPPDRAALAERLMAQYGVERVEDLPINDVGAYLQESEEFGNRIFDRNYGALWDTFERQGVVHELVAVAAPLLAVRALSMGLAGTDVEQHRHFASAAETYRRDLMRRMNGDLTENSRSGDFSYQAGSELWESTPPLRYDAPTLGWVLGNRILSLVVLGGWLAGTILIAAARVRRAEVA